The following proteins are co-located in the Massilia litorea genome:
- the tsaE gene encoding tRNA (adenosine(37)-N6)-threonylcarbamoyltransferase complex ATPase subunit type 1 TsaE, with protein sequence MQHFTAYLPDESATLLLGAALARAVVPGLVIYLHGDLGAGKTALTRALIQAAGHQGTVKSPTYTLSEPYRVQLDGQPANIIHYDLYRMSSPEEFLDAGFREDFDGKNICIVEWPEKGEPVLPPPDVRVSLEVHGVGRAVELQALSPQGLLCLDRLSFAPPP encoded by the coding sequence ATGCAGCACTTCACAGCCTACCTGCCGGACGAATCGGCGACCCTTCTCCTTGGCGCCGCCCTGGCCCGGGCCGTCGTTCCGGGCCTCGTCATCTACCTGCACGGCGACCTCGGCGCCGGCAAGACGGCGCTCACGCGCGCGCTGATCCAGGCGGCCGGGCACCAGGGCACCGTCAAAAGCCCGACCTATACCTTGTCGGAACCGTATCGGGTGCAGCTGGACGGCCAGCCCGCCAACATCATCCACTACGACCTGTACCGCATGTCCAGTCCGGAGGAATTCCTGGATGCGGGCTTTCGCGAAGACTTCGACGGCAAGAACATCTGCATCGTCGAGTGGCCGGAAAAGGGCGAGCCGGTGTTGCCGCCACCCGACGTCCGGGTGTCGCTCGAGGTCCACGGGGTCGGACGTGCTGTAGAATTGCAGGCGTTGTCTCCACAGGGCCTGCTATGTCTCGACCGCCTCTCCTTCGCCCCGCCTCCGTGA
- the queG gene encoding tRNA epoxyqueuosine(34) reductase QueG, whose translation MSIQLPDLQELTRAIKAWGRELGFADVRIADVDLAHAEEGLTAWLAAGHHGEMDYMASHGMKRARPAELVPGTVRAIVARMDYLPLQEGWRERELARQLEPGAAVVSMYARGRDYHKVLRNRLAQLAERVKGEIGEYGYRVFTDSAPVMELPLAEKAGLGWRGKHTLLLSRDAGSTFFIGEILVDLPLPVDAPTSSHCGACSNCIDLCPTQAILGPGRLDARRCISYLTIELKGSIPVELRGLIGNRIYGCDDCQLACPWNKFAQRATVPDFDERNGLGDASMLELFAWEEEEFNRRMEGSPIRRIGHERWLRNLAVGLGNAAQGRRGDPLIVAALQARATHPSALVREHVEWALLQHAS comes from the coding sequence ATGTCCATTCAACTCCCCGATCTGCAGGAACTGACCCGTGCCATCAAGGCCTGGGGACGCGAACTCGGCTTTGCCGACGTCCGCATCGCCGACGTCGACCTCGCGCACGCCGAAGAAGGGCTGACTGCCTGGCTGGCGGCGGGTCATCACGGCGAGATGGATTATATGGCAAGCCACGGCATGAAGCGCGCCCGGCCGGCCGAACTGGTGCCGGGAACGGTGCGCGCGATCGTGGCGCGCATGGATTATCTGCCGCTGCAGGAGGGCTGGCGCGAGCGCGAGCTGGCGCGCCAGCTGGAGCCGGGCGCCGCCGTGGTGTCGATGTATGCGCGCGGCCGCGATTACCACAAGGTGCTGCGCAACCGCCTGGCCCAGCTGGCCGAGCGCGTGAAGGGCGAGATCGGCGAATATGGCTACCGGGTGTTTACGGATTCGGCACCGGTGATGGAATTGCCGCTGGCAGAAAAGGCGGGCCTGGGCTGGCGCGGCAAGCACACGCTGCTGCTCTCGCGCGATGCCGGCTCGACCTTTTTTATCGGCGAGATCCTGGTCGATTTACCACTGCCGGTCGATGCGCCGACGAGCAGTCACTGCGGCGCCTGCAGCAACTGTATCGACCTCTGTCCTACCCAGGCCATCCTCGGCCCTGGCCGGCTCGACGCGCGGCGCTGCATCTCTTACCTGACGATCGAACTGAAGGGGAGCATTCCGGTCGAGCTGCGCGGCCTGATCGGGAATCGCATCTACGGCTGCGACGATTGCCAGCTGGCCTGCCCCTGGAACAAGTTCGCGCAACGGGCGACGGTGCCGGATTTCGACGAACGAAATGGTCTCGGCGACGCCAGCATGCTGGAACTGTTCGCGTGGGAAGAAGAGGAATTCAACCGCCGTATGGAAGGCAGTCCGATCCGGCGCATCGGCCACGAGCGCTGGCTGCGCAACCTGGCGGTGGGGCTGGGCAATGCCGCGCAGGGGCGCCGCGGCGATCCGCTCATCGTGGCGGCACTGCAGGCGCGCGCAACGCACCCGTCCGCGCTGGTGCGCGAACACGTCGAATGGGCGCTGCTGCAACACGCATCATAG
- a CDS encoding DUF3052 family protein, whose product MNEKTVADRMFLRNAKSMLIMNGSVHPTVVAQFPQELVKEGDGPFDVIMMFCMNRKDLEQFLPQAKERLSDKGSLWIAYLKQTASKATDINRDSINAYLKENGITAVAMISIDGDWSAMRAKRIEL is encoded by the coding sequence ATGAACGAAAAGACAGTTGCAGATCGCATGTTCCTGCGCAACGCGAAATCGATGCTGATCATGAACGGCAGCGTCCACCCGACGGTCGTGGCGCAGTTTCCGCAAGAGCTGGTCAAGGAAGGCGATGGCCCCTTCGACGTGATCATGATGTTCTGCATGAACCGCAAGGACCTCGAGCAATTCCTGCCGCAGGCCAAAGAACGGCTGAGCGACAAGGGTTCGCTCTGGATCGCTTACCTGAAGCAGACGGCCTCGAAAGCCACCGATATCAATCGCGACTCGATCAACGCTTATCTGAAGGAAAACGGGATCACCGCCGTGGCGATGATCTCGATCGATGGCGACTGGTCGGCCATGCGCGCCAAGCGCATCGAACTATGA
- a CDS encoding response regulator transcription factor — protein MLHIVDDEDVIRDALAWLAQSRGLAVRGYAGGQAFLDSVGEPDPEGDCVLLDVRMPDMNGIAVFDQIISRGWLARMPVIFLTGHGDVPMAVDSLKRGAFDFFEKPFNDNDLMDRVDQALAAARNAASAARVQARLATLSAREREVLDLILAGKMNKVVADELGISMRTVEVHRAHIFDKMQVKTAVELAGLLK, from the coding sequence ATGCTGCATATTGTCGACGACGAAGACGTGATCCGCGATGCCCTCGCCTGGCTGGCGCAGTCGCGCGGACTCGCGGTGCGCGGCTATGCCGGCGGCCAGGCCTTCCTCGACAGTGTCGGGGAGCCCGACCCGGAGGGCGACTGCGTGCTGCTCGATGTGCGCATGCCCGACATGAACGGCATCGCCGTGTTCGACCAGATCATCAGCCGCGGCTGGCTGGCGCGGATGCCCGTCATCTTCCTCACCGGCCACGGCGACGTGCCGATGGCGGTCGATTCGCTCAAGCGCGGCGCCTTCGATTTCTTCGAAAAGCCCTTCAACGACAACGACCTGATGGACCGCGTCGACCAGGCCCTGGCCGCGGCCCGCAACGCCGCCAGCGCCGCCCGCGTGCAGGCGCGCCTGGCGACCCTGTCGGCCCGCGAACGCGAAGTGCTCGACCTGATTTTGGCCGGCAAGATGAACAAGGTCGTGGCCGACGAACTCGGCATCAGCATGCGGACGGTCGAGGTGCACCGGGCGCACATCTTCGACAAGATGCAGGTCAAGACGGCGGTGGAGCTGGCGGGCTTGCTGAAGTAG
- a CDS encoding sensor histidine kinase — MNNPFSLRRRANLARPWRWLVPVLLVLLFLAVLFWLPWQARQMESNERQEQLIADTLWVEQTLRFELARSEEALATLGTDLADKPPAPAVLQARLAQLFKNGPELRRVLWLGPNGEVLARHGADPAGGAPGLSETQEMARLTRAGRYTEPYGATSHMQGLLDYYLPLYHDGAYAGSLMATYSLKTLLNETVPWWFAQDNALSLLDRNDVAVAARADGGPGRGVYTHRRALDLPGASIVLATDSVKGAPRLLPNLLVGSVIVLALGLLWSLLTLWRHISRTLAAESALRQQMAFRTAMENSLMTGLRARDLEGRVTYVNKAFCEMVGLPPEELVGRKPPMPYWAPEARGEYEERFAGVLAGTITPQFETVFQRSDGVRVPVLVFEAPLVDSRGNQTGWMSSILDITDRKKAEELNRQQQEKLETSARLATMGEISSMLAHELNQPLAAISSYTAGALNVLERADKGVAIEPTLLRRALEQARQQAQRAGQIIKSVHEFVKKSEPQRETVDIYSVVDGVRALIELQARKWYVALQIELPARLPPVSADRVMLEQVLLNLTRNGVEAMADVAPEQRILRITASADAAQVSVSVIDKGHGIAPDVAERLFSPFFSTKAEGMGMGLSICRTAIEFHGGTLTHAPNPGGGTVFTFSLPRPSAAPPAELQ, encoded by the coding sequence ATGAATAACCCGTTTTCCCTGCGCCGCCGCGCCAACCTGGCCCGTCCCTGGCGCTGGCTGGTGCCGGTCCTGCTGGTGCTGCTGTTTCTCGCCGTCCTGTTCTGGCTGCCCTGGCAGGCGCGCCAGATGGAAAGCAACGAGCGCCAGGAACAACTGATCGCCGACACGCTGTGGGTCGAGCAGACCCTGCGCTTCGAACTCGCGCGCAGCGAGGAAGCGCTGGCCACGCTCGGCACCGACCTGGCCGACAAGCCGCCCGCGCCCGCCGTGCTGCAGGCGCGCCTGGCGCAACTGTTCAAGAACGGTCCGGAACTGCGCCGCGTGTTGTGGCTGGGGCCGAACGGCGAGGTGCTGGCGCGCCATGGGGCCGACCCGGCCGGCGGCGCGCCGGGCCTGAGCGAGACCCAGGAGATGGCGCGCCTGACACGGGCCGGACGCTACACCGAGCCCTACGGCGCCACCTCGCACATGCAGGGTTTACTGGACTATTACCTGCCGCTGTACCACGACGGCGCCTACGCCGGCAGCCTGATGGCGACCTACAGCCTGAAAACCCTGCTGAACGAAACCGTGCCCTGGTGGTTCGCCCAGGACAATGCCCTGTCCCTGCTCGACCGCAACGACGTCGCGGTGGCGGCGCGCGCCGACGGCGGCCCGGGGCGCGGGGTCTACACCCACCGCCGCGCGCTCGACCTGCCCGGCGCCTCGATCGTGCTCGCCACCGACAGCGTCAAGGGCGCGCCGCGCCTGCTGCCGAATTTACTCGTCGGCTCGGTGATCGTGCTGGCGCTCGGCTTGCTGTGGAGCCTGCTCACCCTGTGGCGCCACATCTCGCGCACGCTGGCGGCCGAGTCCGCGCTGCGCCAGCAGATGGCCTTCCGCACCGCGATGGAAAATTCGCTGATGACGGGCCTGCGCGCGCGCGACCTCGAGGGGCGCGTCACCTATGTCAACAAGGCCTTCTGCGAGATGGTCGGCCTGCCGCCGGAAGAGCTGGTAGGCAGGAAGCCGCCGATGCCCTACTGGGCGCCGGAAGCGCGCGGCGAATACGAGGAACGCTTCGCCGGCGTATTGGCCGGCACGATCACGCCGCAGTTCGAGACCGTGTTCCAGCGCTCGGATGGCGTCCGGGTGCCGGTGCTCGTGTTCGAGGCGCCATTGGTCGACAGCCGCGGCAACCAGACCGGCTGGATGAGTTCTATCCTCGACATCACCGACCGCAAGAAGGCCGAGGAACTCAATCGCCAGCAGCAGGAAAAGCTGGAAACGAGCGCGCGCCTGGCAACCATGGGCGAGATCTCGTCGATGCTGGCGCACGAGCTGAACCAGCCGCTGGCCGCCATTTCCAGCTACACGGCCGGCGCCCTGAATGTGCTCGAGCGCGCCGACAAGGGCGTGGCGATCGAGCCGACCCTGCTGCGGCGCGCGCTGGAGCAGGCGCGCCAGCAGGCCCAGCGCGCGGGACAGATCATCAAAAGCGTGCACGAATTCGTCAAGAAGAGCGAGCCGCAGCGCGAGACGGTCGATATCTACAGCGTGGTCGACGGCGTGCGCGCCTTGATCGAACTGCAGGCGCGCAAGTGGTATGTCGCCCTCCAGATCGAGCTGCCGGCGCGGCTGCCGCCGGTCTCGGCCGACCGCGTGATGCTCGAGCAGGTGCTGCTGAACCTGACGCGCAACGGCGTCGAGGCGATGGCGGACGTGGCACCCGAGCAGCGCATCCTGCGCATCACGGCCAGCGCCGACGCGGCTCAGGTATCCGTTTCCGTGATCGACAAGGGCCATGGCATCGCACCCGACGTGGCCGAGCGCCTGTTCTCTCCCTTCTTCTCGACCAAGGCCGAGGGCATGGGCATGGGACTGTCGATCTGCCGTACGGCGATCGAGTTCCACGGCGGCACGCTGACCCATGCGCCGAACCCGGGCGGCGGTACCGTCTTCACCTTCAGCCTGCCGCGGCCCTCCGCCGCCCCGCCGGCCGAGCTACAATGA
- a CDS encoding TRAP transporter substrate-binding protein, with amino-acid sequence MTIKFLAAVLAFVASLNVAWAQAPIVIRFSHVVAPDTPKGQAAERFKLLAEQFTRGRVKVEVYPNSQLYKDKEELEALQLGAVQMLAPSLAKFGPLGVKEFEAFDLPYIFPSKAALYAVTEGPIGRDLLGKLQSKGITGLAYWDNGFKLMSANRPLHVPLDFRGLRMRIQSSTVLDAQMRALGARPQVMAFSEAYQALETGVVDGTENPPSNMYTQRMHLVQKHLTVSNHGYLGYAVIVNRKFWDGLPTDVRAALERAMRDATAFEKTIAQRDNDRALEAIRKAGKTTIYYLTPQEQEKWRAALLPVHRQMERRIGKDLIDAIARQTAEK; translated from the coding sequence ATGACCATCAAATTCCTGGCCGCGGTCCTGGCCTTTGTCGCCTCTCTCAATGTCGCCTGGGCCCAGGCCCCGATCGTCATCAGGTTCAGCCACGTGGTCGCGCCCGACACCCCGAAAGGGCAGGCCGCCGAACGTTTCAAACTGCTGGCCGAACAGTTCACGCGCGGCCGGGTCAAGGTGGAAGTGTATCCGAACAGCCAGCTCTACAAGGACAAGGAGGAGCTCGAAGCCCTGCAGCTGGGTGCTGTCCAGATGCTGGCGCCCTCGCTGGCCAAGTTCGGCCCGCTCGGCGTGAAGGAGTTCGAAGCGTTCGACCTGCCGTATATCTTCCCCTCGAAGGCGGCGCTGTACGCCGTCACCGAGGGCCCGATCGGGCGCGACCTGCTCGGTAAGCTGCAGTCGAAAGGCATCACCGGCCTGGCCTATTGGGACAATGGCTTCAAGCTGATGTCGGCCAACCGGCCGCTGCACGTGCCGCTCGACTTCCGCGGCCTGCGCATGCGCATCCAGTCCTCGACCGTGCTCGACGCCCAGATGCGCGCCCTCGGTGCCCGGCCCCAGGTGATGGCCTTCTCGGAAGCCTACCAGGCGCTCGAGACGGGTGTGGTCGACGGTACCGAGAATCCGCCCTCGAACATGTACACCCAGCGCATGCACCTGGTGCAGAAGCACCTGACGGTGTCGAACCACGGTTATCTCGGCTACGCGGTGATCGTCAACCGCAAGTTCTGGGACGGATTGCCGACCGACGTGCGCGCCGCGCTCGAACGCGCGATGCGCGACGCGACCGCGTTCGAAAAAACGATCGCCCAGCGCGACAACGACCGCGCTCTGGAGGCGATCCGCAAGGCGGGCAAGACCACGATCTACTACCTGACGCCCCAGGAACAGGAGAAATGGCGCGCCGCGCTGCTGCCGGTGCACCGCCAGATGGAGCGTCGCATCGGCAAGGATTTAATTGATGCAATTGCCCGACAAACAGCGGAGAAATAA
- a CDS encoding EAL domain-containing protein, producing MPPAKRILALLFLLACLAQAGAAPQAPLRVGIYQNAPKVFMNEDGGASGILVDLLREMASAEHWPLEFVACEWQACLDALDAGRIDLLPDMAWSDERAHRYAFHQVPVLHSWSQIYARPGSAIRSLLDLKGRRVAVLAGSVQAQVLPGVLAGYGAVLVPVVSLEQGFAMVGNDQADVVAANHYYGEASAKAHGLEATPVVFNPARLYYAAMPGRQPAVLDAIDRHLGAWRADPDSVYFASLRRWQAAGPAPAVPPALLWTLAATIGLLLSALAVASWLRTEVAARTRALRDNERKLSTILDSVDSLIYIKDAQSRFQYVNGALCRLLNRPAAAILGKTDADLFGPEQARMTRAGDLAVIEGHERYVAEECLNGKLYLTTKIPLVHDEEVHALCGITTDITPRKQAEESLRIAATVFQSAEGMCVLTPDAIIVEANQAFGTLNGCPASELAGAPFPPFSLESDGDDYRERMWDSVRYEQSWQGEVWTRRRDGERYPAWLTVSAVRDANGVLTNFVCTQSDISARKQADEKIVQLAYYDSLTGLPNRRLLYDRVTGCLGRHGRQDHVGALLFLDMDNFKDLNDSRGHVVGDQLLQQVAARLLACVGASDTVARLGGDEFVILLDALGPDEPQARQHAEAVGEKILVALREPFEVGGAVHHASCSIGVTFSTGHEDRLDDLMRRGDLAMYEAKRQGRNTLRLFHPSMEHEVTYRTEIETELRAALLDSQFVLHYQGQVDGDGLLTGAEALVRWQHPTRGLVGPAGFIAIAETSGLILPLGRWVLRTACEQLALWSASAATAHFTIAVNVSVRQFLQRDFVEETLAIVRESGIDPACLKLELTETLMIEGVEETIGKMHALREHGICFSLDDFGTGYSSLSYLKRLPLDQLKIDQSFVRDVLDDPNDASIARSVVALGKSLGLKIIAEGVETEAQRNFLAGIGCDHWQGYLFSRPVDARTLEELAA from the coding sequence ATGCCGCCCGCGAAACGCATTCTGGCCCTTCTGTTCCTGCTTGCCTGCCTGGCCCAGGCGGGCGCCGCGCCGCAGGCGCCGCTGCGGGTCGGAATTTATCAGAATGCGCCGAAAGTGTTCATGAACGAGGACGGCGGCGCCTCCGGCATCCTGGTCGACCTGTTGCGCGAAATGGCCAGCGCCGAACACTGGCCGCTCGAATTCGTCGCCTGCGAATGGCAGGCCTGCCTGGACGCGCTGGACGCGGGCCGGATCGACCTGCTGCCCGACATGGCCTGGTCCGACGAACGCGCCCACCGCTATGCCTTTCACCAGGTGCCGGTGCTGCACAGCTGGTCGCAGATCTATGCGCGTCCCGGCAGCGCGATCCGTTCCCTGCTCGATTTGAAAGGCCGCCGCGTGGCCGTGCTGGCCGGCTCGGTGCAGGCGCAAGTGCTCCCTGGCGTGCTGGCCGGGTATGGCGCGGTGCTGGTGCCGGTCGTCTCGCTCGAGCAGGGCTTCGCGATGGTCGGCAATGACCAGGCCGATGTCGTGGCCGCGAACCACTATTATGGCGAGGCCAGCGCGAAGGCGCACGGGCTCGAGGCCACGCCGGTCGTGTTCAATCCGGCGCGCCTGTATTACGCTGCCATGCCCGGGCGCCAGCCGGCGGTGCTGGACGCCATCGACCGCCACCTGGGCGCCTGGCGCGCCGACCCGGACTCGGTGTATTTCGCCTCGCTGCGCCGCTGGCAGGCGGCCGGGCCGGCGCCCGCGGTACCGCCGGCTTTGCTGTGGACCCTGGCCGCGACCATCGGCCTGCTGCTCTCCGCGCTGGCCGTGGCGAGCTGGCTGCGCACCGAGGTCGCGGCGCGCACGCGCGCGCTGCGCGACAACGAGCGCAAACTCTCGACCATCCTCGACAGCGTCGATAGCCTCATCTACATCAAGGATGCCCAGTCGCGCTTCCAGTACGTGAACGGCGCCCTGTGCCGCCTGCTGAACCGGCCGGCGGCCGCCATCCTGGGCAAGACCGATGCCGACCTGTTCGGTCCCGAGCAGGCCAGGATGACGCGCGCCGGCGACCTCGCCGTCATCGAGGGGCACGAGCGTTACGTGGCGGAGGAGTGCCTCAACGGCAAGCTTTACCTGACCACCAAAATCCCGCTGGTGCACGACGAGGAAGTCCACGCGCTGTGCGGCATCACTACCGACATCACACCGCGCAAGCAGGCCGAGGAATCGCTGCGCATCGCCGCCACCGTGTTCCAGTCGGCCGAAGGCATGTGCGTGCTCACGCCCGATGCGATCATTGTCGAAGCCAACCAGGCCTTCGGCACGCTCAACGGCTGCCCGGCGTCGGAACTGGCCGGCGCGCCCTTCCCGCCGTTCTCGCTGGAGAGCGACGGCGACGACTACCGCGAACGGATGTGGGACAGCGTGCGCTACGAGCAGTCGTGGCAGGGCGAAGTCTGGACCCGGCGCCGCGACGGCGAGCGCTATCCGGCCTGGCTGACGGTCAGCGCCGTGCGCGATGCAAACGGCGTACTGACCAATTTCGTCTGCACCCAGTCCGACATCAGCGCGCGCAAGCAGGCTGACGAGAAAATCGTCCAGCTGGCCTATTACGATTCGCTGACCGGCCTGCCGAACCGGCGCCTGCTCTACGACCGGGTCACGGGTTGCCTCGGCCGGCACGGGCGCCAGGACCACGTGGGCGCCCTGCTGTTCCTCGACATGGACAATTTCAAGGACCTCAACGACAGCCGCGGCCATGTCGTCGGCGACCAGCTGCTGCAGCAGGTCGCCGCGCGCCTGCTGGCCTGCGTGGGCGCGAGCGACACCGTGGCGCGCCTGGGCGGCGACGAATTCGTGATCCTGCTCGACGCGCTCGGTCCGGACGAGCCGCAAGCGCGGCAGCATGCCGAGGCCGTGGGCGAAAAAATCCTCGTGGCCCTGCGCGAACCGTTCGAGGTCGGGGGCGCCGTGCACCACGCCAGCTGCAGCATCGGCGTCACCTTTAGCACCGGCCACGAAGACAGGCTGGACGACCTGATGCGGCGCGGCGACCTGGCGATGTACGAGGCCAAGCGCCAGGGCCGCAACACGCTGCGCTTGTTCCATCCGTCGATGGAACACGAGGTGACCTACCGCACCGAGATCGAGACGGAGCTGCGCGCGGCGCTGCTCGATTCGCAGTTCGTGCTGCACTACCAGGGCCAGGTCGACGGCGACGGCCTGCTCACCGGCGCCGAAGCGCTGGTGCGCTGGCAGCATCCGACGCGCGGCCTGGTGGGCCCCGCCGGCTTCATCGCCATCGCCGAGACCTCGGGCCTGATCCTGCCCCTGGGCCGCTGGGTGCTGCGCACCGCCTGCGAGCAGCTGGCGCTCTGGTCGGCCTCGGCGGCCACGGCCCACTTCACGATCGCCGTGAACGTCAGCGTGCGCCAGTTCCTGCAGCGGGATTTCGTGGAAGAGACGCTCGCCATCGTGCGCGAAAGCGGCATCGATCCGGCCTGCCTGAAACTGGAATTGACCGAGACCCTGATGATCGAAGGCGTCGAGGAAACGATCGGCAAGATGCATGCCCTGCGCGAACACGGCATCTGCTTCTCGCTCGACGATTTCGGTACGGGGTATTCGTCGCTGAGCTACCTGAAGCGGCTGCCGCTCGACCAATTGAAGATCGACCAGAGTTTCGTGCGCGATGTGCTGGACGACCCGAACGACGCCTCGATCGCGCGCAGCGTGGTTGCGCTGGGCAAATCCTTAGGCTTGAAAATCATCGCCGAAGGGGTCGAGACCGAAGCCCAGCGCAACTTTCTGGCGGGGATCGGGTGCGATCACTGGCAGGGGTATTTATTCAGCAGGCCGGTGGATGCCAGAACGCTGGAGGAGCTGGCAGCCTGA
- a CDS encoding methylated-DNA--[protein]-cysteine S-methyltransferase, which translates to MTTQQGSELFSAIVAAPFGAIGIRTEDQRVRELVYLQPRFHEKDAQDAVAEQAALQVERYLADPDFRFDLPLFEAGSAFQKRVWDAISAIPRGSVLTYGRIAKNIGSAPRAVGQACGANWFPLVIPCHRVTAAGGLGGFSNNDDENGFHLSVKRWLLRHEGATASPWQQQAIWD; encoded by the coding sequence ATGACTACACAACAAGGCAGCGAGCTGTTTTCCGCCATCGTGGCGGCCCCGTTCGGCGCGATCGGCATCCGCACCGAGGATCAACGGGTGCGCGAGCTCGTCTATTTGCAGCCGCGTTTCCACGAGAAAGACGCCCAGGATGCCGTGGCCGAGCAGGCCGCGCTGCAGGTCGAGCGTTACCTGGCGGACCCCGATTTCCGCTTCGATCTGCCGCTGTTCGAGGCCGGCAGCGCCTTCCAGAAACGCGTGTGGGACGCGATCAGCGCCATCCCGCGCGGCTCGGTGCTGACCTACGGCAGGATCGCCAAGAATATCGGCTCGGCCCCGCGCGCGGTCGGCCAGGCCTGCGGCGCCAACTGGTTCCCGCTCGTCATTCCCTGCCACCGCGTGACCGCCGCCGGCGGCCTTGGCGGCTTTTCGAACAACGACGACGAAAACGGCTTTCACCTGTCGGTGAAACGCTGGCTGCTGCGCCACGAAGGCGCGACCGCATCTCCATGGCAGCAGCAGGCGATCTGGGACTGA
- the xerD gene encoding site-specific tyrosine recombinase XerD has product MAAAGDLGLIDEFCDTLWLEQGLAKNSLDAYRRDMRMFSTWLGVKRPGRGLLGAGPEDLASYFAERHPDTKPSTANRRLSVLKRFYALALRRNQVAEDPCLKMATARQPTRFVHTLSEAQVEALLAAPDVATPLGLRERTMLELMYASGLRVSELVALKIVELSLNDGVLRVTGKGAKTRLVPFGGEARAWLERYLKDARGIILNGQVDDALFVTSRGGPMTRQMFWVVIKKHAVKAGIRAPLSPHTLRHAFATHLLNHGADLRVVQLLLGHSDISTTQIYTHVARERLKHLHAQHHPRG; this is encoded by the coding sequence ATGGCAGCAGCAGGCGATCTGGGACTGATCGACGAGTTCTGCGACACGCTCTGGCTCGAGCAGGGCCTGGCGAAGAACTCGCTCGACGCTTACCGGCGCGACATGCGCATGTTCTCGACCTGGCTCGGCGTCAAACGCCCCGGCCGCGGCCTGCTCGGCGCCGGCCCCGAAGACCTGGCCAGTTATTTCGCAGAGCGCCATCCCGACACCAAGCCGAGCACGGCGAACCGGCGGCTGTCGGTCTTAAAACGTTTCTATGCGCTGGCGCTGCGGCGTAACCAGGTAGCCGAGGACCCCTGCCTGAAGATGGCCACCGCGCGCCAGCCGACGCGCTTCGTGCATACGCTCTCCGAAGCGCAAGTCGAGGCATTATTGGCCGCGCCCGACGTCGCCACGCCGCTCGGCCTGCGCGAGCGCACGATGCTCGAACTCATGTATGCGAGCGGACTGCGGGTGTCGGAACTGGTGGCCCTGAAAATTGTCGAACTCAGCTTGAACGATGGCGTGTTGCGGGTCACGGGTAAAGGCGCGAAGACACGGCTGGTGCCGTTCGGCGGCGAAGCGCGTGCCTGGCTCGAGCGTTATTTGAAGGATGCGCGCGGCATCATTCTGAACGGGCAGGTCGACGACGCCCTGTTCGTGACCAGCCGCGGCGGGCCAATGACGCGCCAGATGTTCTGGGTCGTGATCAAGAAGCATGCTGTCAAAGCCGGCATCCGCGCGCCGCTGTCGCCGCACACGCTGCGCCATGCCTTTGCCACCCATTTGCTCAACCACGGCGCCGACTTGCGCGTGGTGCAACTGCTTCTGGGACACTCCGACATTTCCACCACACAGATCTACACCCATGTTGCGCGCGAACGCCTGAAGCATCTGCATGCACAGCACCATCCACGTGGTTAA